From one Paramormyrops kingsleyae isolate MSU_618 chromosome 1, PKINGS_0.4, whole genome shotgun sequence genomic stretch:
- the LOC111851227 gene encoding chromatin remodeling regulator CECR2-like isoform X2: MSQGCTISVEEIQSWWEVPAIAHFCSLFRTAFNLPDFEIEELEEALLKQDGEFLAELIASLLQGCYQRTDITPQAFSSYLDDIINYRWELEEGKPNPLRLGPFETLPTRTQVELLHRLCDYRLDAADVFDLLKGLDADSLRVEPLGQDGSGALYWYFYGTRMYKEEPVKPKPGELCEVPEVRVPEKRKRGRPPKKKKLEEEKRLSELKAVVEENGVDPLRLGSERERGAWSLVCDTEEQWVKLADSIKDKSSPQDRHLYRIISQNFLPEISSMIDHKEKEQREKRLDSTPLHSSHRLPAKHVTHKEEEDQTATERADQHKRKEDDADRQALLAEQRKEEERMVQEEREREELERVKAVEERARRRKQREEKSWLLSQGKELPPELLHLESHSPIRRARRTKEFYEIDDDYTALYKVLEALKAHKDAWPFMEPVDDSYAPNYHEIIQSPMDLSTIEKKLNEGEYIAKDEFVSDVKLMFENCQEYNGEDSEYTMMAESLERCFTKALLKHFPSEEGDTDEEFHISSEDKERRERRRSRVQRSGGQTGLDSLVRATEKPARRRRDSQSGKGGPPQEEHRQKSSPPPPTSPWSNGPLRGPPFPAGQPCPRAQVGPNSLRPAQMQLQQPSGQRFMFRGQRPPDPQPGGFRPEGLVRFGPGGPSSWHLPSFSVQHPAGQEQHLGPRFPMDAKPRPLPPQHQPPHSYMGPTHGPSLGPRPMALQSGGLCSPSQEGSLHPAHRRPEGQVVHAGGSRYPGPDVPPQHNSFNRFCPPVEGMPPVWSGMGGQGHERPSGPANEDQGNLPPQLPFASGVGRPLKPWPEQPSRYPALNGPYRMPPAHSPGPLSQRPPGPPHESRPLLASMLESPEMIALQQLSASSRAPPAGSPRQPLPQQPPQATPAPGLHPNLPPLEMRQHSLSGDSGGDGRSANDLDPVPKGVTPVEPPAAIQPARVGPVPAKQERRSVPSPTEHPDQSGGGLQSPSGPDVNRQQERGKGEPAPGHPQGTETCDREGNRVAQPPHHQASQNAPRHGAARNLPHAGRPPTAPGHAAPRPPGDRRPGETPNGSPVPQQHTGPAMMRSPAPPNGHYEQPTFSPEMQHPGQGRPPHGPRGPAASHMPPHPQGQENGAMVQFGMGSTPHAQYRLPVGRSLPASNHQAFPSQPLQQTLNPHTGPAQYPSYHRQGATYPYHMAASSHQGNSNMFPPYQQTHYYPQARGGFPSEEWHAAPYQPCHPVPSNAYVSAGAAPNGPGHVKDSGMSPEGAGGSLLSPSPRPEGPRPEGPANSRESGSPVKVARVEGGPDRSESPKEILDLDSHTAMARGRSGQPPCAPGFLYDPRAMHPGMQQGGAPPPHMMSHPPYSAHPYPGGHYAPQRPHPHLMEALQRPQHLPYPGGQSRMAPYRHPQAGGHFQGMMVPQRSVVPEHYLHPGQQGMCAGSPRDHSGKQGV; this comes from the exons ATGTCCCAGGGATGTACAATTTCTGTGGAAGAGATCCAGTCTTGGTGGGAAGTCCCCGCCATAGCGCACTTTTGCTCGCTGTTCAGGACAGCATTCAATCTTCCAGACTTTGAAATCGAG gagctggaggaggcacTGCTGAAGCAGGACGGCGAATTCCTGGCTGAACTGATCGCCTCGCTGCTGCAGGGCTGCTATCAGCGCACAGACATCAc ACCCCAAGCGTTTAGCAGTTACCTCGATGACATCATCAACTACCGCTGGGAGCTGGAAGAGGGGAAGCCCAACCCCCTACGGCTGGGCCCCTTTGAGACCCTGCCGACTCGCACGCAGGTGGAGCTGCTCCACCGACTGTGCGACTACCGGCTGGATGCGGCCGACGTCTTCGACCTGCTCAAG GGCCTGGATGCAGACAGCTTGCGGGTTGAGCCACTGGGGCAGGATGGAAGTGGTGCCCTCTACTGGTATTTCTATGGCACACGCATGTACAAGGAGGAGCCGGTTAAACCAAAGCCGGGTGAACTCTG CGAGGTACCTGAGGTCAGGGTGCCggagaagaggaagagaggaagaCCACCGAAGAAGAAGAAGCTGGAGGAAGAGAAACGTCTGAG TGAACTGAAAGCTGTGGTGGAGGAGAACGGGGTGGACCCTCTGCGGCTTGGCTCCG AGCGTGAGCGAGGTGCTTGGTCTCTGGTGTGTGACACAGAGGAGCAATGGGTCAAGTTGGCCGACAGCATCAAGGACAAGTCCTCTCCCCAGGACCGGCACCTCTACCGCATCATCAGCCAGAACTTCCTGCCGGAGATCAGCAGCATGATCGATCACAAG GAGAAGGAGCAGCGAGAAAAACGGCTAGATTCCACACCCCTGCACAGCTCCCACCGGCTGCCAGCAAAACATGTGACCCACAAGGAGGAG GAGGACCAGACAGCCACCGAGCGGGCAGATCAGCACAAGCGGAAGGAGGATGACGCGGATCGCCAGGCTCTGCTGGCCGAGCAGCgcaaggaggaggagaggatgGTGCAGGAGGAGCGGGAGCGTGAAGAGCTGGAGCGGGTCAAAGCCGTGGAGG AGCGCGCCCGTCGACGGAAGCAGCGGGAGGAGAAGTCCTGGCTGCTGTCCCAGGGCAAGGAGCTGCCTCCAGAGTTGCTCCATCTGGAGTCGCACTCGCCCATCCGTCGGGCACGGCGCACCAAGGAGTT CTATGAAATCGACGACGATTACACAGCATTGTACAAAG TACTGGAGGCTCTGAAGGCACACAAAGACGCGTGGCCCTTCATGGAGCCCGTGGACGACTCCTACGCCCCTAACTATCACGAGATCATCCAG AGCCCAATGGACCTTTCCACCATCGAGAAGAAGCTCAACGAGGGCGAGTACATCGCCAAGGACGAGTTCGTGTCCGACGTAAAGCTGATGTTTGAGAACTGCCAGGAATATAACGGGGAGGACAGCG AATACACCATGATGGCTGAATCCCTGGAGCGGTGCTTCACCAAGGCCCTGCTCAAGCACTTCCCCTCGGAGGAGGGAGACACGGACGAAGAGTTCCATATCAGCAGTGAGGACAAGGAGCGGAGGGAACGCCGGAGGAGCCGGGTGCAGCGCTCAGGGGGACAGACCGGACTCGACAGCCTGGTCCGTGCCACTGAGAAGCCGGCCCGGCGCCGGCGAGACTCCCAGAGCGGGAAAGGGGGCCCCCCTCAGGAGGAACACCGGCAGAAATCcagcccaccaccccccacctctCCATGGTCCAATGGGCCCCTGAGAGGTCCACCTTTCCCGGCGGGACAGCCGTGTCCTAGAGCTCAGGTCGGGCCCAACTCCCTTCGTCCAGCACAGATG cagctccagcagcCGTCTGGCCAGCGCTTCATGTTCCGCGGGCAGAGACCGCCAGACCCGCAACCTGGAGGGTTCAGACCAGAAGGCCTGGTGAGGTTCGGGCCTGGGGGGCCAAGCTCGTGGCACCTCCCCAGCTTCAGCGTGCAG CACCCAGCTGGACAGGAGCAGCACCTCGGCCCCCGCTTCCCCATGGATGCCAAGCCCCGGCCGCTGCCTCCGCAGCACCAGCCGCCCCATTCCTACATGGGTCCCACTCATGGCCCTTCGCTGGGTCCTCGGCCGATGGCTCTGCAGTCAGGGGGTCTCTGTAGCCCGTCACAGGAGGGCAGCTTGCACCCGGCGCATCGTCGTCCCGAGGGCCAGGTTGTGCATGCCGGGGGAAGCCGCTACCCAGGTCCAGATGTCCCACCACAGCATAACTCATTCAATCGCTTCTGCCCCCCTGTGGAGGGGATGCCCCCGGTGTGGTCTGGGATGGGCGGCCAGGGACACGAGCGGCCGAGTGGCCCAGCTAATGAGGACCAGGgcaacctgcccccccagctgcCCTTTGCCTCTGGGGTGGGCCGGCCCCTCAAACCATGGCCAGAGCAGCCGTCCAGGTACCCTGCCCTCAATGGGCCATATCGGATGCCTCCTGCCCACTCCCCAGGGCCTCTGTCACAGCGCCCCCCCGGGCCACCCCACGAATCGCGCCCCCTGTTGGCATCCATGCTGGAAAGCCCGGAAATGATCGCCCTTCAGCAGCTGTCTGCCTCCTCGAGGGCCCCCCCTGCCGGCTCCCCCCGCCAGCCCCTTCCACAGCAGCCCCCGCAGGCAACCCCAGCCCCCGGCCTGCACCCCAACTTGCCTCCACTCGAAATGCGGCAGCATAGCCTCTCCGGGGACAGTGGAGGCGACGGCCGCTCTGCCAACGACCTGGACCCCGTGCCCAAAG GTGTGACCCCCGTCGAGCCCCCGGCGGCCATCCAGCCGGCCCGAGTGGGACCAGTGCCGGCCAAGCAGGAGCGCCGGTCCGTCCCGAGCCCCACAGAGCACCCTGACCAATCCGGCGGGGGCCTTCAGAGCCCGTCTGGCCCGGACGTGAACAGGCAGCAAGAGCGGGGGAAGGGAGAGCCGGCGCCGGGACACCCCCAGGGCACAGAAACGTGTGACAGGGAGGGGAACCGCGTGGCACAGCCTCCCCACCACCAggcatcccagaatgcacctcgTCATGGTGCGGCTCGAAACCTGCCGCATGCCGGACGCCCACCCACGGCCCCGGGCCATGCTGCTCCGCGGCCCCCCGGGGACAGGAGGCCAGGGGAGACCCCAAACGGCAGCCCTGTCCCTCAGCAGCACACCGGCCCAGCCATGATGAGGTCACCGGCACCCCCCAATGGCCACTACGAACAGCCCACTTTCAGCCCAGAGATGCAGCATCCTGGCCAGGGCAGGCCCCCACATGGCCCCCGAGGGCCAGCAGCATCtcacatgcccccccacccccaagggcAGGAAAATGGGGCCATGGTCCAGTTTGGCATGGGCAGTACCCCCCATGCACAGTACCGCCTGCCCGTCGGACGGTCGCTGCCCGCGTCAAACCACCAGGCTTTCCCCAGCCAGCCCCTACAGCAGACTCTGAACCCCCACACTGGCCCTGCCCAGTATCCTTCATATCACCGGCAGGGGGCGACGTATCCCTACCACATGGCCGCCTCCAGCCACCAAGGGAACTCCAATATGTTCCCACCGTACCAGCAGACGCACTACTACCCCCAGGCCCGGGGTGGCTTCCCATCAGAGGAGTGGCACGCTGCCCCCTACCAGCCTTGCCACCCCGTGCCCTCCAACGCCTACGTCTCCGCCGGCGCCGCCCCAAATGGCCCCGGGCACGTTAAGGACAGCGGCATGTCCCCGGAGGGTGCGGGGGGCTCCTTGCTTTCCCCAAGCCCCCGGCCTGAGGGCCCCCGGCCTGAGGGCCCGGCAAACAGCCGGGAGTCCGGCAGCCCGGTGAAAGTGGCTCGCGTGGAAGGAGGCCCCGACCGATCCGAGAGCCCCAAGGAGATCCTGGACCTGGACAGCCACACCGCCATGGCCCGAGGTCGATCCGGCCAGCCCCCCTGCGCCCCTGGCTTCCTGTACGACCCCCGTGCCATGCATCCTGGTATGCAGCAGGGCggcgccccacccccccacatgaTGTCTCACCCTCCCTATTCAGCCCACCCATATCCCGGTGGTCACTATGCCCCTCAGCGACCCCACCCGCACCTGATGGAGGCCCTACAGCGCCCCCAGCACCTGCCTTATCCTGGTGGTCAGTCTCGCATGGCCCCATACAGACACCCTCAAGCTGGGGGCCACTTCCAGGGCATGATGGTCCCCCAGAGAAGCGTGGTGCCTGAACACTACCTTCACCCTGG
- the LOC111851227 gene encoding chromatin remodeling regulator CECR2-like isoform X1 — MSQGCTISVEEIQSWWEVPAIAHFCSLFRTAFNLPDFEIEELEEALLKQDGEFLAELIASLLQGCYQRTDITPQAFSSYLDDIINYRWELEEGKPNPLRLGPFETLPTRTQVELLHRLCDYRLDAADVFDLLKGLDADSLRVEPLGQDGSGALYWYFYGTRMYKEEPVKPKPGELCEVPEVRVPEKRKRGRPPKKKKLEEEKRLSELKAVVEENGVDPLRLGSERERGAWSLVCDTEEQWVKLADSIKDKSSPQDRHLYRIISQNFLPEISSMIDHKEKEQREKRLDSTPLHSSHRLPAKHVTHKEEEDQTATERADQHKRKEDDADRQALLAEQRKEEERMVQEEREREELERVKAVEERARRRKQREEKSWLLSQGKELPPELLHLESHSPIRRARRTKEFYEIDDDYTALYKVLEALKAHKDAWPFMEPVDDSYAPNYHEIIQSPMDLSTIEKKLNEGEYIAKDEFVSDVKLMFENCQEYNGEDSEYTMMAESLERCFTKALLKHFPSEEGDTDEEFHISSEDKERRERRRSRVQRSGGQTGLDSLVRATEKPARRRRDSQSGKGGPPQEEHRQKSSPPPPTSPWSNGPLRGPPFPAGQPCPRAQVGPNSLRPAQMQQLQQPSGQRFMFRGQRPPDPQPGGFRPEGLVRFGPGGPSSWHLPSFSVQHPAGQEQHLGPRFPMDAKPRPLPPQHQPPHSYMGPTHGPSLGPRPMALQSGGLCSPSQEGSLHPAHRRPEGQVVHAGGSRYPGPDVPPQHNSFNRFCPPVEGMPPVWSGMGGQGHERPSGPANEDQGNLPPQLPFASGVGRPLKPWPEQPSRYPALNGPYRMPPAHSPGPLSQRPPGPPHESRPLLASMLESPEMIALQQLSASSRAPPAGSPRQPLPQQPPQATPAPGLHPNLPPLEMRQHSLSGDSGGDGRSANDLDPVPKGVTPVEPPAAIQPARVGPVPAKQERRSVPSPTEHPDQSGGGLQSPSGPDVNRQQERGKGEPAPGHPQGTETCDREGNRVAQPPHHQASQNAPRHGAARNLPHAGRPPTAPGHAAPRPPGDRRPGETPNGSPVPQQHTGPAMMRSPAPPNGHYEQPTFSPEMQHPGQGRPPHGPRGPAASHMPPHPQGQENGAMVQFGMGSTPHAQYRLPVGRSLPASNHQAFPSQPLQQTLNPHTGPAQYPSYHRQGATYPYHMAASSHQGNSNMFPPYQQTHYYPQARGGFPSEEWHAAPYQPCHPVPSNAYVSAGAAPNGPGHVKDSGMSPEGAGGSLLSPSPRPEGPRPEGPANSRESGSPVKVARVEGGPDRSESPKEILDLDSHTAMARGRSGQPPCAPGFLYDPRAMHPGMQQGGAPPPHMMSHPPYSAHPYPGGHYAPQRPHPHLMEALQRPQHLPYPGGQSRMAPYRHPQAGGHFQGMMVPQRSVVPEHYLHPGQQGMCAGSPRDHSGKQGV, encoded by the exons ATGTCCCAGGGATGTACAATTTCTGTGGAAGAGATCCAGTCTTGGTGGGAAGTCCCCGCCATAGCGCACTTTTGCTCGCTGTTCAGGACAGCATTCAATCTTCCAGACTTTGAAATCGAG gagctggaggaggcacTGCTGAAGCAGGACGGCGAATTCCTGGCTGAACTGATCGCCTCGCTGCTGCAGGGCTGCTATCAGCGCACAGACATCAc ACCCCAAGCGTTTAGCAGTTACCTCGATGACATCATCAACTACCGCTGGGAGCTGGAAGAGGGGAAGCCCAACCCCCTACGGCTGGGCCCCTTTGAGACCCTGCCGACTCGCACGCAGGTGGAGCTGCTCCACCGACTGTGCGACTACCGGCTGGATGCGGCCGACGTCTTCGACCTGCTCAAG GGCCTGGATGCAGACAGCTTGCGGGTTGAGCCACTGGGGCAGGATGGAAGTGGTGCCCTCTACTGGTATTTCTATGGCACACGCATGTACAAGGAGGAGCCGGTTAAACCAAAGCCGGGTGAACTCTG CGAGGTACCTGAGGTCAGGGTGCCggagaagaggaagagaggaagaCCACCGAAGAAGAAGAAGCTGGAGGAAGAGAAACGTCTGAG TGAACTGAAAGCTGTGGTGGAGGAGAACGGGGTGGACCCTCTGCGGCTTGGCTCCG AGCGTGAGCGAGGTGCTTGGTCTCTGGTGTGTGACACAGAGGAGCAATGGGTCAAGTTGGCCGACAGCATCAAGGACAAGTCCTCTCCCCAGGACCGGCACCTCTACCGCATCATCAGCCAGAACTTCCTGCCGGAGATCAGCAGCATGATCGATCACAAG GAGAAGGAGCAGCGAGAAAAACGGCTAGATTCCACACCCCTGCACAGCTCCCACCGGCTGCCAGCAAAACATGTGACCCACAAGGAGGAG GAGGACCAGACAGCCACCGAGCGGGCAGATCAGCACAAGCGGAAGGAGGATGACGCGGATCGCCAGGCTCTGCTGGCCGAGCAGCgcaaggaggaggagaggatgGTGCAGGAGGAGCGGGAGCGTGAAGAGCTGGAGCGGGTCAAAGCCGTGGAGG AGCGCGCCCGTCGACGGAAGCAGCGGGAGGAGAAGTCCTGGCTGCTGTCCCAGGGCAAGGAGCTGCCTCCAGAGTTGCTCCATCTGGAGTCGCACTCGCCCATCCGTCGGGCACGGCGCACCAAGGAGTT CTATGAAATCGACGACGATTACACAGCATTGTACAAAG TACTGGAGGCTCTGAAGGCACACAAAGACGCGTGGCCCTTCATGGAGCCCGTGGACGACTCCTACGCCCCTAACTATCACGAGATCATCCAG AGCCCAATGGACCTTTCCACCATCGAGAAGAAGCTCAACGAGGGCGAGTACATCGCCAAGGACGAGTTCGTGTCCGACGTAAAGCTGATGTTTGAGAACTGCCAGGAATATAACGGGGAGGACAGCG AATACACCATGATGGCTGAATCCCTGGAGCGGTGCTTCACCAAGGCCCTGCTCAAGCACTTCCCCTCGGAGGAGGGAGACACGGACGAAGAGTTCCATATCAGCAGTGAGGACAAGGAGCGGAGGGAACGCCGGAGGAGCCGGGTGCAGCGCTCAGGGGGACAGACCGGACTCGACAGCCTGGTCCGTGCCACTGAGAAGCCGGCCCGGCGCCGGCGAGACTCCCAGAGCGGGAAAGGGGGCCCCCCTCAGGAGGAACACCGGCAGAAATCcagcccaccaccccccacctctCCATGGTCCAATGGGCCCCTGAGAGGTCCACCTTTCCCGGCGGGACAGCCGTGTCCTAGAGCTCAGGTCGGGCCCAACTCCCTTCGTCCAGCACAGATG cagcagctccagcagcCGTCTGGCCAGCGCTTCATGTTCCGCGGGCAGAGACCGCCAGACCCGCAACCTGGAGGGTTCAGACCAGAAGGCCTGGTGAGGTTCGGGCCTGGGGGGCCAAGCTCGTGGCACCTCCCCAGCTTCAGCGTGCAG CACCCAGCTGGACAGGAGCAGCACCTCGGCCCCCGCTTCCCCATGGATGCCAAGCCCCGGCCGCTGCCTCCGCAGCACCAGCCGCCCCATTCCTACATGGGTCCCACTCATGGCCCTTCGCTGGGTCCTCGGCCGATGGCTCTGCAGTCAGGGGGTCTCTGTAGCCCGTCACAGGAGGGCAGCTTGCACCCGGCGCATCGTCGTCCCGAGGGCCAGGTTGTGCATGCCGGGGGAAGCCGCTACCCAGGTCCAGATGTCCCACCACAGCATAACTCATTCAATCGCTTCTGCCCCCCTGTGGAGGGGATGCCCCCGGTGTGGTCTGGGATGGGCGGCCAGGGACACGAGCGGCCGAGTGGCCCAGCTAATGAGGACCAGGgcaacctgcccccccagctgcCCTTTGCCTCTGGGGTGGGCCGGCCCCTCAAACCATGGCCAGAGCAGCCGTCCAGGTACCCTGCCCTCAATGGGCCATATCGGATGCCTCCTGCCCACTCCCCAGGGCCTCTGTCACAGCGCCCCCCCGGGCCACCCCACGAATCGCGCCCCCTGTTGGCATCCATGCTGGAAAGCCCGGAAATGATCGCCCTTCAGCAGCTGTCTGCCTCCTCGAGGGCCCCCCCTGCCGGCTCCCCCCGCCAGCCCCTTCCACAGCAGCCCCCGCAGGCAACCCCAGCCCCCGGCCTGCACCCCAACTTGCCTCCACTCGAAATGCGGCAGCATAGCCTCTCCGGGGACAGTGGAGGCGACGGCCGCTCTGCCAACGACCTGGACCCCGTGCCCAAAG GTGTGACCCCCGTCGAGCCCCCGGCGGCCATCCAGCCGGCCCGAGTGGGACCAGTGCCGGCCAAGCAGGAGCGCCGGTCCGTCCCGAGCCCCACAGAGCACCCTGACCAATCCGGCGGGGGCCTTCAGAGCCCGTCTGGCCCGGACGTGAACAGGCAGCAAGAGCGGGGGAAGGGAGAGCCGGCGCCGGGACACCCCCAGGGCACAGAAACGTGTGACAGGGAGGGGAACCGCGTGGCACAGCCTCCCCACCACCAggcatcccagaatgcacctcgTCATGGTGCGGCTCGAAACCTGCCGCATGCCGGACGCCCACCCACGGCCCCGGGCCATGCTGCTCCGCGGCCCCCCGGGGACAGGAGGCCAGGGGAGACCCCAAACGGCAGCCCTGTCCCTCAGCAGCACACCGGCCCAGCCATGATGAGGTCACCGGCACCCCCCAATGGCCACTACGAACAGCCCACTTTCAGCCCAGAGATGCAGCATCCTGGCCAGGGCAGGCCCCCACATGGCCCCCGAGGGCCAGCAGCATCtcacatgcccccccacccccaagggcAGGAAAATGGGGCCATGGTCCAGTTTGGCATGGGCAGTACCCCCCATGCACAGTACCGCCTGCCCGTCGGACGGTCGCTGCCCGCGTCAAACCACCAGGCTTTCCCCAGCCAGCCCCTACAGCAGACTCTGAACCCCCACACTGGCCCTGCCCAGTATCCTTCATATCACCGGCAGGGGGCGACGTATCCCTACCACATGGCCGCCTCCAGCCACCAAGGGAACTCCAATATGTTCCCACCGTACCAGCAGACGCACTACTACCCCCAGGCCCGGGGTGGCTTCCCATCAGAGGAGTGGCACGCTGCCCCCTACCAGCCTTGCCACCCCGTGCCCTCCAACGCCTACGTCTCCGCCGGCGCCGCCCCAAATGGCCCCGGGCACGTTAAGGACAGCGGCATGTCCCCGGAGGGTGCGGGGGGCTCCTTGCTTTCCCCAAGCCCCCGGCCTGAGGGCCCCCGGCCTGAGGGCCCGGCAAACAGCCGGGAGTCCGGCAGCCCGGTGAAAGTGGCTCGCGTGGAAGGAGGCCCCGACCGATCCGAGAGCCCCAAGGAGATCCTGGACCTGGACAGCCACACCGCCATGGCCCGAGGTCGATCCGGCCAGCCCCCCTGCGCCCCTGGCTTCCTGTACGACCCCCGTGCCATGCATCCTGGTATGCAGCAGGGCggcgccccacccccccacatgaTGTCTCACCCTCCCTATTCAGCCCACCCATATCCCGGTGGTCACTATGCCCCTCAGCGACCCCACCCGCACCTGATGGAGGCCCTACAGCGCCCCCAGCACCTGCCTTATCCTGGTGGTCAGTCTCGCATGGCCCCATACAGACACCCTCAAGCTGGGGGCCACTTCCAGGGCATGATGGTCCCCCAGAGAAGCGTGGTGCCTGAACACTACCTTCACCCTGG